From one Flavobacterium sp. N502536 genomic stretch:
- a CDS encoding regulatory protein RecX, with product MNSICTPKEALLKLEHYCAYQERCHAEVVSKLYSLKMTTDEIDMIVVQLIETNFLNETRFACSFARGKHRIKHWGRIRITNELKAKQISSTNITLALKEITAEEYEATFDQLSERCWNSITEKNTLKKRKKFCDYMLRRGYESFLVYDKVNLLEKEF from the coding sequence ATGAATTCAATCTGTACTCCAAAAGAGGCCCTACTGAAATTAGAACATTACTGTGCCTATCAGGAACGTTGTCATGCCGAAGTGGTATCTAAATTGTACAGCCTGAAAATGACGACCGACGAGATTGATATGATTGTGGTTCAGTTGATTGAAACCAACTTTCTAAACGAAACACGATTTGCCTGCAGCTTCGCCAGAGGCAAACACCGCATCAAACATTGGGGCAGAATTCGAATAACCAATGAACTTAAAGCAAAACAAATCTCTTCGACCAATATTACGCTTGCTTTAAAAGAAATTACGGCCGAAGAATACGAAGCCACTTTCGACCAACTTTCTGAACGATGCTGGAATAGCATTACCGAAAAAAACACTTTAAAAAAACGAAAAAAATTCTGCGACTATATGCTTCGTCGCGGATATGAAAGTTTCCTTGTTTACGATAAAGTCAATTTACTTGAAAAAGAATTCTAG
- a CDS encoding cupin-like domain-containing protein: MKLKQIERVKKISKADFISQYVKKQIPVVVEELTEDWPAYHKWKLSYINEIAGNITVPLYDDRPVNHEDGFNEAHTTMKMSDYIHLLESKPTNYRIFLYNLMKEVPSLKEDFLWPDIGLNLVRQMPMLFFGGEKARVFMHYDIDYSNILHFHFHGEKQCMLFAPDQSKYMYKVPHALISREDIDFDNPDYEKFPALKNAQGYIANLKHGEMLYMPEGYWHYMKYLTPGFSMSLRAFPKSIKNLSKAVYNVFIMRYFDIMMRKIKGQKWIDYKNEKAIRNTNQNLQKTY, from the coding sequence ATGAAGTTAAAACAAATCGAACGGGTAAAAAAAATTTCAAAAGCAGATTTTATTTCCCAATATGTAAAAAAGCAAATTCCTGTTGTTGTTGAAGAATTGACCGAAGACTGGCCAGCTTATCACAAATGGAAATTATCTTATATCAACGAAATCGCCGGCAACATCACCGTTCCCTTATACGATGACCGACCTGTAAATCATGAAGACGGCTTTAACGAAGCCCATACTACCATGAAAATGAGCGATTATATTCATCTTCTGGAATCCAAGCCAACAAACTATCGCATTTTTCTTTACAATCTGATGAAAGAAGTGCCCTCATTAAAAGAGGACTTTTTATGGCCGGATATCGGTTTGAATCTGGTTCGGCAAATGCCAATGCTGTTTTTTGGCGGCGAAAAGGCCCGGGTATTTATGCATTATGATATTGACTACTCCAATATTTTACACTTTCATTTTCATGGAGAAAAACAATGCATGCTCTTTGCTCCGGATCAGTCCAAATACATGTACAAAGTGCCGCACGCTTTAATTTCAAGAGAAGATATTGATTTTGACAATCCTGATTACGAAAAATTTCCAGCTCTAAAAAATGCACAAGGATATATCGCCAATCTAAAACACGGTGAAATGCTGTACATGCCTGAAGGATACTGGCATTATATGAAGTATTTAACCCCCGGATTTTCCATGAGCCTGAGGGCTTTTCCCAAAAGCATTAAAAACCTGTCGAAAGCCGTTTATAATGTTTTTATCATGCGTTATTTTGATATTATGATGCGCAAAATCAAAGGCCAAAAATGGATTGACTATAAAAATGAAAAGGCCATCCGGAATACCAACCAAAATCTGCAAAAGACCTATTGA
- a CDS encoding T9SS sorting signal type C domain-containing protein, which translates to MNKKLLLSFVLFFTYLINYGQCSVYPGSGTTQLGAEQFFCIDGTNPITIGSMTARSYVVVNVIKGYNYRFSVPNTWNSGANIEYLGLFDDATGNAYLDQDSSTGGADITWTATLSGRIRVLLLRGSGCSNTTGSGATLTMRLNTVANTSTSTTDSQTGYGVGSWKGYIYNWTGSDIPPGGFPSSTTLSETTYPFITGSAANYAGYYDVGSDVIPVNFNFGANNDTNCFDVYSEGNVRGSIVTHNFAVRYRMTWNKAPGCYFVKVTGDDGVRLYIDGNRVFDRWVQQTPTNYDYILVNLAANSKLVLDYYENTGNNQLSFQAVPFDANANTITAPATTNFCSGGDPGVIEGSFKYNDSGAESPNPYIDYQWMVSTNGATYVNVPSNGNSRTYDPPVINAAGTNTITKYKRIATINAASAPGVNCVFNESNEVTFVTSPSQPAQPGLITGAATQCTFVNSQVYSVNSVANAVSYDWSLPSGWSIVSGAGTNSITVNIGSTGLSGSIGVRAWNGCGFGTTRTFTVTVNAGSVGGTVTGSSSSCSATNSTVLTLNGRTGSVIRWESSTDDFASVVNAISNTAATYTATNVASTTSYRAVVQNGSCPIAYSASAYVTINRVLTTDAAVCKGGSGSMMANPSTNLGLVIAGSWINTNPLAARPSGTTSCSFPGGNNRYYVASSFQVTVSGTYTFEMNPDNTYDGMGYIVSGAFVPGSCSTGSFIGGDDDSGSDREPLMTVALNAGTIYTLISTTYDGPIATGGFSWKITPPSGGKISTGINWYKDATGGNPIATGASFNPVGVAGSGLMNTDTVATTPYYAAFASNTSCRVQANFVVNPLPATPTVGTVTQLTCTTSGSIALSGLPSGGTLTRSPGAVVVPYTGTVVTDVNLGEGTYTYTVGNGTCTSLATAGIVINPLPVATYNNGWDTPTTAGKKLIFASNFISTGDVNGCSCEVNSGANVTIGIGHTLTITNDVKVLSGGTMTFKNTASLVQKNNVTNTGDITYERTTPPILLKDYVYWSTPVSPQRLVDLSSSTPSTMYYGFDGTQWVRTNRNDNMVIGKGYIIRAPSGYSNSSKTAYPASFKGVPNNGNIETEMLASGKSYLIGNPYPSALSAERVVSEGIEGFIKTNENVINGTLYFWTHNTPAKPLPSNQYSADDYASFNLTGGTAARSDVDFGTGGGVKPTGEIAAGQSFFLTTKAAGKILFTNAMRLGAADNGQFFRSANTSKGTAVEKNRIWLNMTSGTGAFKQLLVGYIEGASNDYESLYDGLTLDGNQYLDFYSVSNADKFVIQARALPFTDSDVVPLGYRTAVAGDFTIGIDEVDGKMAKQVIYIEDKTTGVIHDLTQSNYTFKTEVGNFSERFVLRYTGKTLGIGDLEKVKDGILVSIKNKVIAVQSAQENIKEVTVYDVSGRILYNKKKVSNTELHIQNLPSSNQVLLVKVTLANDFTATRKVIFQ; encoded by the coding sequence ATGAATAAAAAACTACTATTAAGTTTTGTATTGTTTTTTACTTATCTTATAAATTATGGACAGTGTTCTGTTTATCCGGGTTCGGGAACTACTCAGCTTGGGGCAGAACAGTTTTTTTGTATCGATGGAACAAACCCTATTACGATCGGATCGATGACCGCAAGAAGTTATGTTGTAGTTAATGTAATAAAAGGATATAATTATAGATTTTCGGTACCTAATACTTGGAATAGTGGTGCAAATATTGAATATTTGGGACTGTTTGATGATGCGACTGGGAACGCATATTTAGATCAAGACAGTTCAACAGGTGGTGCTGATATAACCTGGACAGCAACTCTTTCCGGAAGAATAAGGGTTTTATTGCTAAGGGGTAGTGGTTGCTCAAATACAACAGGTAGTGGAGCTACATTGACAATGAGGCTAAATACAGTAGCCAATACTAGTACCAGTACGACAGATTCTCAAACGGGCTATGGAGTAGGTTCATGGAAGGGATATATTTATAATTGGACAGGTTCTGATATTCCTCCTGGAGGCTTTCCTTCATCTACAACTCTTTCTGAAACTACTTATCCATTCATTACAGGGTCGGCAGCGAATTATGCGGGGTACTATGATGTTGGTTCGGATGTAATTCCGGTAAATTTTAATTTTGGTGCAAACAATGATACAAATTGTTTTGATGTATATTCAGAAGGCAATGTAAGAGGAAGTATTGTAACACATAATTTTGCAGTGCGATATCGTATGACTTGGAATAAAGCTCCTGGTTGCTATTTTGTAAAGGTTACGGGTGATGATGGTGTTCGTTTGTATATAGACGGCAATAGAGTTTTTGATAGATGGGTACAGCAAACGCCTACAAATTATGATTATATTTTGGTTAACCTTGCAGCGAATTCAAAACTTGTTTTAGATTATTATGAAAATACGGGTAATAATCAGTTAAGTTTTCAAGCAGTACCTTTTGATGCAAATGCCAATACAATTACAGCTCCGGCGACAACCAATTTTTGTTCAGGTGGAGATCCGGGTGTAATTGAGGGATCTTTTAAGTATAATGATTCGGGAGCCGAGTCGCCGAACCCATACATTGATTATCAATGGATGGTTTCAACTAATGGAGCTACCTATGTAAATGTTCCCTCTAACGGTAATTCAAGAACCTACGATCCTCCTGTAATTAATGCTGCAGGAACAAACACAATAACAAAATACAAGCGAATTGCGACAATTAATGCGGCTAGTGCCCCGGGTGTTAATTGTGTATTTAATGAAAGTAATGAGGTTACTTTTGTTACAAGTCCGAGTCAACCTGCACAACCAGGACTAATTACGGGAGCAGCAACACAATGTACATTCGTTAATAGTCAGGTTTATAGTGTTAACAGTGTGGCAAATGCTGTTTCATATGACTGGAGTCTACCATCGGGTTGGAGCATTGTTAGTGGGGCAGGTACAAATTCAATTACAGTTAATATTGGGTCTACTGGACTAAGTGGAAGTATTGGGGTTCGGGCATGGAATGGCTGCGGATTTGGTACAACAAGAACTTTTACGGTAACGGTAAACGCTGGAAGTGTTGGAGGAACGGTTACTGGTAGTTCTTCAAGTTGTTCGGCAACAAATAGTACTGTATTAACATTAAATGGACGTACCGGATCTGTAATTAGATGGGAATCTTCGACTGATGATTTTGCTTCAGTAGTAAATGCTATATCAAATACTGCAGCAACTTATACAGCTACAAATGTAGCGTCAACAACAAGTTACCGTGCTGTAGTTCAAAATGGAAGTTGTCCAATTGCTTATTCTGCTTCGGCCTATGTTACAATAAATAGAGTATTAACAACAGATGCGGCAGTATGTAAGGGAGGTAGCGGCAGTATGATGGCAAATCCATCAACAAATTTAGGACTTGTAATTGCAGGTTCGTGGATAAATACAAATCCACTAGCAGCCAGACCAAGTGGAACGACATCATGTAGTTTTCCCGGAGGCAATAATAGATATTATGTTGCCAGCAGTTTTCAGGTAACAGTTTCGGGAACATATACTTTTGAAATGAATCCTGATAACACTTATGATGGTATGGGGTATATCGTTTCCGGTGCTTTTGTACCTGGTAGCTGTTCTACTGGCAGTTTCATTGGAGGAGATGATGATAGTGGAAGTGACCGTGAACCTTTAATGACGGTTGCATTGAATGCAGGAACAATTTATACGCTAATATCAACTACCTATGATGGCCCAATTGCGACAGGAGGATTTTCCTGGAAGATCACGCCTCCATCTGGAGGAAAAATTAGTACAGGGATTAATTGGTATAAGGATGCAACAGGTGGTAATCCTATAGCTACTGGGGCTTCTTTTAATCCTGTTGGTGTTGCAGGGTCAGGACTAATGAATACAGATACTGTGGCGACAACACCTTATTATGCTGCTTTTGCTAGTAATACAAGTTGTAGAGTTCAGGCTAATTTTGTGGTAAATCCACTTCCGGCGACACCTACAGTCGGTACAGTTACCCAACTAACCTGTACAACTTCTGGTAGTATTGCTTTAAGCGGGCTACCTTCTGGAGGTACCTTAACAAGATCACCCGGAGCAGTAGTTGTGCCTTATACAGGAACAGTCGTTACAGACGTTAATCTTGGAGAAGGAACGTATACCTATACGGTTGGAAACGGTACCTGTACATCTTTGGCGACTGCCGGGATTGTAATTAATCCGCTTCCCGTAGCGACTTATAACAATGGTTGGGATACTCCTACGACAGCAGGTAAGAAACTTATTTTTGCTTCCAATTTTATCTCTACAGGAGACGTAAACGGATGTTCTTGTGAAGTTAACTCAGGTGCAAATGTCACAATAGGAATTGGACATACGTTAACTATTACCAATGATGTTAAAGTACTTAGTGGTGGTACAATGACTTTTAAAAATACAGCAAGTTTAGTACAAAAAAATAATGTAACCAATACAGGTGATATCACGTACGAACGTACCACACCTCCTATATTGCTAAAAGATTATGTATATTGGTCAACTCCGGTAAGCCCACAAAGATTGGTCGATCTTTCGTCTTCAACGCCTAGCACTATGTATTATGGTTTCGATGGTACACAGTGGGTTCGAACGAACAGGAATGATAATATGGTGATAGGTAAAGGGTATATTATTCGTGCTCCGTCCGGTTATTCGAATAGCTCTAAGACAGCCTATCCGGCAAGTTTTAAAGGAGTTCCGAACAATGGAAATATAGAAACAGAAATGTTGGCTTCAGGAAAAAGTTACTTGATAGGAAATCCTTATCCATCTGCTTTAAGTGCAGAGAGGGTTGTTTCAGAGGGTATAGAAGGGTTTATAAAAACAAATGAAAATGTAATAAATGGTACTCTTTATTTCTGGACGCACAACACACCGGCAAAACCTCTTCCAAGTAATCAGTACAGTGCGGATGATTATGCTTCATTCAATCTGACTGGAGGAACAGCAGCGAGATCGGATGTAGATTTTGGCACTGGCGGTGGTGTTAAACCAACTGGAGAAATTGCGGCTGGACAGTCATTTTTTCTAACGACTAAGGCTGCAGGAAAAATATTGTTTACCAACGCAATGCGATTAGGAGCGGCAGATAATGGTCAATTTTTCAGATCTGCAAACACCTCAAAAGGAACTGCTGTCGAAAAGAACCGTATCTGGTTAAACATGACCAGTGGAACAGGAGCTTTTAAGCAATTATTGGTCGGATACATAGAAGGAGCAAGTAACGATTATGAAAGCCTATACGATGGATTAACTCTTGATGGTAATCAGTATTTAGATTTTTACAGTGTAAGCAATGCGGATAAATTTGTAATTCAGGCACGTGCGTTACCTTTTACCGATTCGGATGTTGTTCCATTAGGCTATCGAACAGCTGTAGCGGGTGATTTCACAATTGGAATAGACGAGGTAGACGGTAAAATGGCCAAGCAGGTGATTTATATTGAAGATAAAACTACAGGAGTTATTCACGACCTGACCCAAAGTAATTATACTTTTAAAACAGAAGTGGGTAACTTTTCAGAACGTTTCGTATTGCGTTATACGGGTAAAACTTTAGGAATTGGAGATCTCGAAAAAGTTAAAGACGGAATCTTAGTTTCGATAAAAAACAAAGTAATTGCGGTACAGTCTGCACAAGAAAACATCAAAGAAGTTACGGTGTATGATGTATCGGGACGAATCCTCTATAATAAAAAGAAAGTGAGTAATACTGAATTACATATTCAGAATTTACCATCATCAAATCAGGTTTTATTGGTTAAGGTAACTTTGGCAAATGATTTTACAGCCACAAGAAAAGTTATATTTCAATAA
- a CDS encoding T9SS sorting signal type C domain-containing protein, with translation MRKYLLTLQLFALPLFFYAQTKTVTFSATGTTNLTTTFVIPAGSTSLTISAWGGGGAGGGTTNAGLSLEKGAAGGGGGAFAGGVYTISSGVTISLTAGGAGAGGTGVNGQAGKTSSVTGFVSAVGGGGGTANTSGGTPAKGAGGLASSSVGTNTFDGGSGVDGQSGLTAASGSGGNGGNGGGAGGVGISSLLGTVDGNPGTVPGGGGGGAKSSVLGAGKAGGDGGPGRVVISYDCSTYSLTSMSATTVNICTGTSSTITLNGSLPVGVYSVAYQVDGVTQTPASMTVTGSGSGTFTAPGFSALGAKTLTVTSLTSGTSGNAADNCVSTISANNTTTVNVTSSGTAPVALAGTAATCTQITANWQSVAGATYYTLDLSTDINFGSFVGTYNGLNVGNVLTTNITGLSNATTYYYRVRAFNGGCLSAYSNTITYKPAVSPGNVVLQAATNIFCTAFKANWTAEVNAVSYLLDVSLVNNFASFVTGYNALDIGNVTTYTVTGLTVGTTYYYRLRSKNGCGTSATGTATVQNITTTTLPSTPTISPSGSVTICQNGNVTLTSSSATNNVWSTGATTQSIVVTTAGSYTVKVVNPGSCESGVSAATTVAVASLPTATAGGSVTICSNATATVSGASFSNGTILWTFSGGTGSLSNATTLTPTYTPALGGAARTVTLTMTVTSNNACAPQTATATYTVNIQAEPTAASSGSQTICANASATVSGASAANGTILWTHNGSGSLTNATTAAPTYTSVTADSGNVVTLTMTVTASPVCTTPYTATATYPITVKSVPNTPLNDPPVQPTCDALTGTVVLKNLPNRNDYTIVQTGTVSHNYTGGIGGDWTKYTVTGLAPGTYHFTVEYPGTCTSLPLQNIVINALETNTYTIAGGWSLGTPTVSQNIVFADDFSSSGDVNSCGCTVNAGKKVTINSSNTLTVKNALVVDPAPGTSLTFKSSSSLFQVNTAVNSGSIFYERTSPGIFKKDYLYWSTPVNPQRLIDLSSGTAVTKYFGFDGTQWVVTDRTTNMVVGKGYIIRGPETYSNTVKTAFTGIFSGVPNNGNLEGELLSSGKSYLVGNPYPSALSADALLGGNSLLGGTIYFWTHNTPVQLTYTNQYTTDDYASYNLSGGVSAKSDPLHSDNPANDNGIKPTGKIAAGQSFFVTTVAAGKVQFNNSMRVAGNNNQFFKSENTSKETAVVKKRIWLNMSNTSGAFKQLLVGYIEGATNEYDTNYDGISFNANPYLDFYSIANGNNYVIQGRALPFVDTDIVPLGYRTTIAGEFTISIDEVDLNMNEQPIYIEDKVAGVIHDLKASNYTFTTAIGTFSDRLVLRYKGKTLGRGDFENQENAIFVSVKNRIINVISSKEQLKEVSVFDLSGKLIYNKKKISDKELQIPNLTSGSQMVLVKVTLENDSTGTRKIVF, from the coding sequence ATGAGAAAATATTTACTTACACTTCAGTTATTTGCATTGCCTTTATTTTTTTATGCACAGACTAAAACAGTCACTTTTTCGGCTACAGGAACAACAAATTTAACTACGACTTTTGTGATTCCGGCTGGTTCAACATCTTTAACAATTAGTGCCTGGGGAGGTGGAGGTGCCGGAGGAGGTACAACTAACGCCGGATTAAGCTTAGAAAAAGGAGCTGCCGGTGGAGGTGGAGGCGCTTTTGCCGGAGGAGTATATACAATTTCGTCAGGAGTGACAATTTCTCTTACTGCAGGTGGTGCAGGTGCCGGAGGTACCGGAGTTAATGGTCAGGCAGGGAAAACTTCTTCGGTCACCGGTTTTGTTTCTGCTGTGGGCGGTGGTGGCGGTACAGCCAATACATCGGGAGGTACCCCGGCTAAAGGAGCTGGAGGTCTTGCTTCTTCAAGTGTGGGTACAAATACATTCGATGGTGGATCGGGTGTAGATGGACAAAGTGGTTTAACAGCCGCTTCGGGTTCAGGTGGAAATGGAGGAAATGGTGGTGGCGCAGGAGGTGTAGGAATCTCATCCTTATTGGGTACAGTGGATGGTAATCCTGGTACGGTTCCCGGTGGAGGTGGCGGTGGAGCTAAAAGCTCTGTTCTTGGGGCTGGGAAAGCCGGAGGTGATGGAGGCCCGGGAAGAGTTGTTATCTCATACGATTGTTCAACTTATAGTCTGACCAGTATGAGTGCTACAACGGTAAATATTTGTACCGGAACATCGTCAACAATAACACTTAACGGAAGTTTACCTGTTGGAGTATATAGTGTTGCTTATCAGGTTGATGGTGTCACGCAAACCCCAGCAAGTATGACTGTAACGGGAAGCGGAAGCGGAACTTTTACAGCTCCGGGATTCTCTGCTTTAGGAGCTAAGACTTTAACGGTTACATCTTTAACCTCTGGAACAAGTGGGAATGCAGCCGACAATTGCGTTTCAACAATCAGTGCAAACAATACGACTACTGTAAACGTTACTTCGTCCGGAACTGCTCCGGTTGCTTTGGCCGGAACCGCAGCTACCTGTACTCAGATTACTGCCAATTGGCAATCGGTTGCAGGGGCGACTTACTATACGCTTGATCTGTCAACCGATATTAATTTTGGAAGTTTCGTCGGGACTTACAATGGTTTAAATGTGGGGAATGTTTTAACTACAAATATTACCGGTTTAAGCAATGCGACTACTTATTACTATAGAGTCAGAGCTTTTAATGGTGGCTGTCTCAGTGCTTATTCTAATACCATAACGTACAAACCTGCAGTTTCTCCCGGTAATGTTGTATTGCAGGCAGCCACTAATATTTTTTGTACTGCATTTAAGGCAAATTGGACTGCAGAGGTCAATGCGGTGAGTTATTTATTAGATGTTTCGCTTGTCAATAACTTTGCGAGTTTTGTAACGGGATATAATGCTCTTGATATAGGAAATGTTACCACCTATACAGTGACTGGATTAACCGTAGGTACAACTTATTATTACAGACTCAGATCGAAAAATGGTTGTGGAACCAGTGCAACAGGAACCGCAACAGTACAAAATATAACTACGACTACTCTGCCTTCAACACCTACCATATCACCTTCGGGCTCTGTAACCATATGCCAGAACGGCAATGTCACCTTAACATCCAGTTCGGCTACCAACAACGTTTGGTCTACTGGTGCAACAACACAAAGTATTGTTGTAACAACGGCAGGAAGTTATACTGTAAAGGTGGTGAATCCCGGAAGCTGTGAAAGTGGAGTATCTGCAGCGACAACCGTAGCAGTTGCGAGTTTACCAACAGCCACAGCGGGAGGTAGTGTTACCATATGTTCTAATGCAACGGCAACGGTAAGCGGAGCATCATTCTCAAATGGGACAATTCTGTGGACTTTTAGCGGAGGTACAGGATCATTGTCTAATGCTACAACTCTTACACCAACTTATACTCCAGCTTTGGGAGGTGCTGCAAGAACAGTAACTTTAACAATGACGGTTACCAGTAATAATGCATGTGCTCCGCAAACTGCGACAGCAACTTATACGGTTAATATTCAGGCCGAGCCAACTGCTGCTTCAAGCGGTTCGCAAACCATTTGTGCCAATGCTTCTGCAACGGTAAGCGGGGCTTCGGCGGCAAACGGAACAATTTTATGGACACATAATGGTTCCGGGTCGCTTACCAATGCCACAACGGCTGCGCCAACTTATACTTCGGTAACGGCGGATTCAGGAAATGTGGTAACCTTAACCATGACCGTAACGGCTTCGCCAGTATGTACGACTCCTTATACGGCAACGGCAACCTATCCAATAACCGTTAAGTCTGTACCGAATACACCACTTAACGATCCGCCTGTTCAACCCACTTGCGATGCGCTGACAGGTACAGTAGTTTTAAAGAATTTGCCCAATAGAAACGATTATACCATTGTTCAGACCGGAACTGTTTCTCATAACTATACCGGAGGGATAGGTGGCGATTGGACTAAATATACGGTCACAGGTTTGGCTCCCGGCACTTATCATTTTACAGTAGAGTATCCGGGTACTTGTACCTCTCTTCCTTTGCAGAACATTGTAATAAATGCTTTGGAAACTAATACCTATACGATCGCGGGAGGATGGTCGCTTGGAACGCCAACAGTAAGTCAGAACATTGTTTTTGCCGATGATTTTTCTTCATCCGGAGATGTAAACAGTTGTGGCTGTACGGTGAATGCCGGAAAAAAAGTAACCATAAATTCATCAAATACGTTAACAGTTAAAAATGCATTAGTGGTCGATCCGGCACCTGGAACCTCGCTCACTTTTAAAAGCAGTTCAAGTTTGTTTCAGGTGAATACTGCCGTTAATTCAGGAAGTATTTTTTATGAGCGAACAAGTCCCGGGATCTTTAAAAAAGATTATCTGTATTGGTCAACACCTGTAAATCCTCAAAGACTAATTGATCTTTCCTCCGGAACAGCAGTAACAAAATATTTTGGTTTTGATGGTACGCAATGGGTAGTTACCGATAGAACAACTAATATGGTAGTGGGCAAAGGGTATATCATTCGCGGGCCGGAGACTTATTCGAATACGGTTAAAACAGCATTTACAGGGATTTTCTCAGGAGTTCCGAACAATGGAAATCTGGAAGGAGAACTTTTAAGTTCGGGAAAAAGTTATTTAGTTGGTAATCCCTACCCATCTGCTTTAAGTGCCGATGCCCTGCTAGGCGGAAACAGTTTACTGGGCGGAACTATTTATTTTTGGACCCACAACACGCCTGTGCAATTAACCTATACAAATCAGTATACAACCGATGATTATGCTTCTTATAATTTAAGTGGCGGAGTTTCTGCTAAATCAGATCCCTTACATAGTGATAATCCGGCCAATGATAATGGAATTAAACCAACAGGTAAAATAGCAGCCGGACAATCGTTTTTTGTAACTACTGTAGCTGCAGGGAAAGTACAGTTTAACAATTCGATGCGGGTAGCAGGAAATAACAATCAGTTCTTTAAATCTGAAAACACATCAAAAGAAACAGCTGTGGTAAAAAAACGTATCTGGCTAAACATGAGCAATACCTCCGGAGCCTTTAAACAGTTACTGGTAGGATATATTGAGGGAGCTACGAATGAGTATGATACCAACTATGACGGAATTAGTTTTAACGCTAATCCTTATCTCGATTTTTACAGTATAGCAAACGGGAATAATTATGTAATTCAGGGTCGTGCGCTGCCTTTTGTGGATACCGATATTGTTCCGTTAGGGTATCGCACTACAATCGCGGGTGAATTTACGATTTCGATCGACGAAGTAGATCTTAATATGAACGAACAGCCCATTTACATCGAAGATAAAGTAGCCGGCGTAATTCATGATTTAAAAGCGAGTAATTACACTTTTACAACCGCGATCGGAACTTTTTCAGATCGATTAGTGTTGCGTTATAAAGGCAAAACATTAGGTAGGGGTGATTTCGAAAACCAGGAGAATGCCATCTTTGTTTCGGTTAAAAACAGAATAATAAACGTAATTTCATCCAAAGAACAACTCAAAGAAGTTTCTGTTTTTGATCTCTCGGGGAAATTAATATACAACAAAAAGAAAATTAGCGACAAAGAACTGCAAATACCCAATCTGACTTCAGGGTCTCAGATGGTGCTGGTAAAAGTAACGTTGGAAAATGACTCTACCGGAACCCGAAAAATAGTTTTTTAA
- a CDS encoding T9SS sorting signal type C domain-containing protein, which yields MIKRIILSLVLTGCLYGHGLCVRQNKVDVAFSTADDGQREDDFQDKKQDVMISVQDRVIKVISAREPISEIIIFDILGKELYRKENIENLEFQGFKINSGKQFLILKIKLRSGKLITRKILL from the coding sequence TTGATAAAAAGAATAATTCTTTCATTGGTTTTGACGGGCTGCTTGTATGGTCATGGACTCTGTGTGCGGCAAAACAAAGTAGACGTCGCATTCAGTACAGCCGATGACGGGCAGAGAGAAGATGATTTTCAGGATAAAAAGCAGGATGTTATGATCTCGGTACAAGATCGGGTTATTAAAGTGATTTCGGCTCGGGAACCAATCAGCGAAATAATCATTTTTGATATTTTAGGGAAAGAATTGTATCGAAAAGAAAATATTGAAAATTTGGAATTTCAAGGGTTTAAAATCAATTCAGGGAAACAGTTTCTGATACTAAAAATCAAACTGAGAAGTGGAAAGCTAATCACCAGGAAAATTTTGCTTTAA